Proteins co-encoded in one Nodularia sp. LEGE 06071 genomic window:
- a CDS encoding ABC transporter ATP-binding protein: MTNIKRAISLVWQSSPNWMIANVILNVIQGILPLVLLYIIKLIVDRIAVSISINDKQQIFADITFLLINAGAVILWINFNTVIAEICSTTLSQRVTDYMQVTIFRKAIAIDLESYESPEKQDILERAKWEAPHRPTRMLSNLTTAFQNIVSLTVISGLLLSLNWVIFVILLVASIPTMFIRFWQSKFIYKWQRRQTEIERKANYFGHLILGDQPAKEIRLFGLGDVFIQRFYQFRQQLFKEKLAITVRQSLMRLIAQGCTGLLMIGTYGFIIHQTIYGKFQLGDLVLYSQAFQRGQNGLKELIASLGGLHENNLFLSDIFDFLSLPNGMYETMQPKPVPSKMQKGIVFENVTFQHQNSSRKAIKQVNLKIAPKEVVALVGENGSGKTTLVKLFCRLYDVTSGSITIDGVNIKDFAINDLQRQISVIFQDYTCYQLTAKENIWVGNIDLSPDSPKVMEASQYSGADSVIKKLPQEYETLLGKWFKGGEQLSGGQWQKIALARAFLRDAQLVILDEPTSSMDAYAEAAVFQKFREIMGDRAVLLITHRLATVRTADRIYVLHEGEIVESGTHDQLMSLNGKYADLFTTQAKNYR, translated from the coding sequence ATGACAAACATCAAACGTGCAATTAGTCTAGTTTGGCAAAGTTCTCCAAACTGGATGATTGCTAATGTAATTTTAAATGTAATTCAGGGTATATTACCTCTGGTATTACTTTACATCATCAAACTAATTGTAGATCGCATTGCTGTAAGTATCAGCATTAACGATAAACAACAGATTTTTGCAGATATTACCTTTCTGCTCATCAATGCTGGGGCAGTTATATTATGGATCAATTTTAATACTGTAATTGCCGAAATATGCTCTACAACCCTATCGCAGAGGGTGACAGACTATATGCAGGTAACAATTTTCCGAAAAGCGATCGCCATTGATTTAGAATCCTACGAAAGCCCTGAAAAACAAGATATTTTGGAACGTGCTAAGTGGGAAGCACCACACCGCCCCACCCGAATGTTAAGCAATTTAACTACTGCTTTTCAAAATATTGTTTCTTTGACAGTAATCTCTGGATTATTACTCTCATTAAATTGGGTGATATTTGTAATTTTGTTGGTGGCTTCAATACCAACAATGTTTATTCGCTTTTGGCAATCAAAATTTATCTACAAATGGCAGCGTCGTCAAACTGAAATAGAACGTAAAGCTAACTACTTTGGACATTTAATACTAGGAGATCAACCTGCCAAGGAGATTCGACTATTCGGTTTAGGCGATGTATTTATTCAAAGATTTTATCAATTTAGGCAACAACTATTTAAAGAGAAACTTGCTATTACAGTCCGACAATCTCTAATGCGATTAATTGCACAGGGTTGTACTGGGCTGTTGATGATAGGAACCTATGGATTTATTATTCATCAAACAATTTACGGTAAGTTTCAATTGGGTGATTTAGTTTTATATAGTCAAGCATTTCAGAGGGGACAAAATGGACTCAAAGAATTGATTGCTAGTCTAGGCGGACTGCATGAAAATAATTTATTTCTGTCGGATATATTTGATTTTCTATCTCTCCCAAATGGGATGTATGAAACTATGCAGCCCAAGCCAGTTCCATCTAAAATGCAAAAGGGTATTGTTTTTGAGAATGTGACCTTTCAACATCAAAATTCGTCTAGGAAGGCAATTAAACAAGTCAATCTGAAAATTGCCCCTAAAGAAGTGGTGGCACTGGTTGGTGAAAATGGTTCTGGCAAAACTACCCTAGTGAAATTGTTTTGTCGTCTTTATGATGTAACTAGCGGTAGTATTACTATTGATGGAGTTAATATTAAAGACTTTGCTATCAATGATTTACAGCGTCAGATTAGTGTAATTTTTCAAGACTATACCTGCTATCAACTCACAGCCAAGGAAAATATCTGGGTCGGTAATATTGATTTATCACCTGATTCACCAAAAGTTATGGAAGCATCTCAATATTCAGGTGCTGATTCTGTTATTAAGAAGTTACCGCAAGAATATGAAACTTTGTTAGGTAAATGGTTTAAGGGCGGAGAACAATTGAGTGGTGGTCAGTGGCAGAAAATTGCCCTGGCGCGTGCTTTTTTGCGAGATGCTCAGTTAGTAATATTAGATGAACCGACCAGTAGTATGGATGCTTATGCAGAGGCGGCGGTATTCCAGAAATTTCGAGAAATCA
- a CDS encoding rhodanese-related sulfurtransferase gives MKQENIQVVAALYKFVKLPDFAEKLETLLSYCQSQGVKGTILLAAEGINGTIAGSRQAVDSVLAFLRADPRLADLEHKESYTETQPFERMKVRLKPEIVTMGLPEVDPNQQVGTYVTPQEWNDLISDPEVIVIDTRNDYEVNIGTFKKAQNPQTKSFRDFPEYVSQNLDPNQHKKVALFCTGGIRCEKASSFMLSQGFAEVYHLKGGILKYLESVPTESSLWEGECFVFDERVAVRHGLESGSHERCFCCGHPISAVDKTSSKYEEGMSCPHCFDSLTEEKRVRQHEKWKQYQLSRNS, from the coding sequence ATGAAGCAAGAAAATATCCAAGTGGTGGCAGCCCTTTATAAATTTGTCAAACTGCCCGATTTTGCGGAAAAACTCGAAACTCTGCTATCTTACTGCCAATCACAAGGCGTTAAGGGGACAATTTTATTGGCAGCAGAAGGCATTAACGGCACAATTGCTGGGTCGCGTCAGGCGGTTGACTCTGTTCTGGCATTTTTGCGTGCTGATCCCCGTTTAGCAGACTTAGAACATAAAGAGTCGTACACAGAAACACAGCCCTTTGAACGGATGAAGGTGCGGCTAAAACCAGAAATTGTCACTATGGGTTTACCAGAAGTTGACCCAAATCAGCAAGTGGGTACTTATGTCACTCCCCAAGAATGGAATGATTTGATTTCTGATCCGGAAGTAATTGTGATTGACACCCGTAATGATTATGAGGTTAATATCGGTACTTTCAAAAAGGCACAAAATCCTCAAACTAAATCATTCCGAGATTTTCCCGAATATGTGAGTCAAAACCTCGACCCCAATCAACACAAAAAAGTCGCGTTGTTTTGTACTGGCGGGATTCGTTGTGAAAAAGCCTCATCTTTCATGCTTTCCCAAGGCTTTGCCGAAGTCTATCACCTCAAAGGCGGTATTCTCAAGTATTTGGAATCAGTACCCACAGAGTCAAGTTTGTGGGAAGGCGAATGTTTTGTATTTGATGAACGGGTAGCCGTGCGTCATGGGTTAGAGTCAGGTAGTCATGAACGATGCTTTTGTTGTGGACATCCCATTTCTGCGGTAGATAAAACTTCTTCTAAATATGAGGAAGGTATGTCTTGTCCTCACTGTTTTGATAGCCTCACTGAAGAAAAAAGAGTGCGCCAGCATGAAAAATGGAAACAATATCAATTAAGTCGTAATTCGTAA
- a CDS encoding DUF938 domain-containing protein encodes MDRKKPEDARQYAPATQRNREPILEVLLQVLPENGTILEVASGTGEHAVFFAPRLQPREWLPSEQNPLLRASVTAWAEECPSDNLYPPLEIDASAPIWAVEQGTLPHSPIVAIVNINMIHISPWSACLGLMAGAGRILPPGGILYLYGPFKQNGEHTAPSNAVFDQSLKERNPAWGVRNLEDVIEAASTEYLTLKQTYQMPANNLSVVFQRCE; translated from the coding sequence TTGGATAGGAAGAAACCGGAGGATGCGCGACAATACGCGCCAGCAACGCAACGTAATCGTGAACCTATATTAGAGGTGCTTTTACAAGTGTTACCTGAGAATGGGACTATCTTGGAAGTGGCTAGTGGTACGGGTGAACACGCTGTATTTTTTGCGCCCCGTCTTCAGCCTCGTGAATGGCTACCTTCTGAGCAAAATCCGTTATTACGCGCTAGTGTCACCGCTTGGGCTGAAGAATGTCCATCAGATAATCTTTATCCGCCTTTGGAAATTGATGCTAGTGCGCCAATTTGGGCAGTAGAGCAAGGTACATTACCTCACTCACCCATTGTAGCTATAGTTAATATCAATATGATTCATATTTCACCTTGGTCAGCTTGTTTGGGACTAATGGCTGGTGCTGGTCGAATTTTGCCTCCTGGTGGAATACTATATCTATATGGGCCGTTTAAACAAAACGGGGAACATACTGCACCGAGTAATGCAGTGTTTGATCAATCTTTAAAGGAGCGAAATCCTGCCTGGGGTGTGCGTAATTTGGAGGATGTCATCGAAGCAGCTAGTACCGAGTATCTGACTCTGAAACAAACTTACCAAATGCCAGCTAATAATCTGTCTGTAGTGTTTCAACGTTGTGAATAG